A window of the Rhizobium viscosum genome harbors these coding sequences:
- a CDS encoding MBL fold metallo-hydrolase has translation MSNDLFQVKFWGVRGSIPVSGPEFDRYGGNTSCIEIRCGEHRMLFDAGSGLREAGLSLIADEVRDVDLFFSHCHYDHIIGLPFFKAIYYPSINVNIWSGHLDGKMSTREMVEQFISPPWFPVKTDICQATMNFRDFHAGQTLTPHEGVEMQTYMLNHPGGAIGYRIHWKGRIVALIYDIEHIPGTHDPVALEMMKDADLVVYDCTYNEDEMQRFKGFGHSTWQHGTELATMAGAKRFALFHHAPSRTDEQLAVMESEAQAAFAGAFAARDNQVVEV, from the coding sequence ATGAGTAACGATCTGTTTCAGGTAAAATTTTGGGGCGTGCGGGGAAGCATCCCCGTCTCAGGCCCGGAATTCGACCGATATGGAGGCAACACCTCCTGCATTGAAATCCGCTGCGGCGAGCACCGGATGCTGTTCGACGCAGGCTCAGGCCTGCGTGAAGCTGGCCTGTCGCTCATTGCCGACGAAGTCCGCGATGTCGATCTCTTCTTCAGTCACTGCCATTACGACCACATCATCGGCCTTCCATTCTTCAAGGCGATCTATTACCCGTCGATCAACGTCAACATCTGGTCCGGCCATCTGGATGGCAAGATGAGCACGCGCGAGATGGTCGAGCAGTTCATCAGCCCACCCTGGTTTCCGGTAAAGACCGATATCTGTCAGGCGACGATGAACTTCCGCGATTTCCATGCGGGTCAGACGCTGACCCCGCATGAAGGCGTCGAAATGCAGACCTACATGCTGAACCATCCGGGCGGGGCGATCGGTTATCGCATCCACTGGAAGGGACGCATCGTGGCGCTGATCTACGACATCGAGCACATTCCGGGTACCCATGATCCGGTGGCGCTTGAGATGATGAAGGATGCCGATCTCGTCGTCTACGACTGCACCTACAACGAAGACGAGATGCAGCGCTTCAAGGGCTTCGGCCACTCCACGTGGCAGCACGGCACTGAACTTGCGACGATGGCAGGCGCAAAACGCTTCGCCCTGTTCCATCATGCACCCTCGCGTACCGATGAGCAGCTTGCCGTCATGGAAAGCGAGGCGCAGGCCGCTTTTGCCGGCGCCTTCGCGGCCCGCGACAATCAGGTCGTCGAAGTCTGA
- a CDS encoding ABC transporter ATP-binding protein, with translation MNAPSIRSSSAVAAVGLELSYGAAQILKGIDFSLEKGKTLALLGPSGCGKTTLLRLVAGLLAPTRGAVSIADTVVADGATGAFVPPERRGLGMVFQDYALWPHLTVGGNVSFPLEMRGVGKAERQARTMRALERVGLSAYADRRPSDLSGGQQQRVAIARAIVAEPQLILFDEPLSNLDRELRENMVGELAELISTLGLTAIYVTHDHSEALTLADEVAVMRSGLIEQLAPPDDLIERPATPEVADFLRLGCLADIERRGPAWHFKGSEIVLTEAAGIAGDGARVLIPVACISAGEASPDRLAATVLRSQFRGDGHLASVSLSGLPGLELQVLSRAKLRAGETIGLSIDATQIRWFQQEIHQSIEEKLEHV, from the coding sequence ATGAACGCCCCCTCAATTCGATCGTCCTCTGCCGTTGCCGCGGTGGGTCTGGAATTGAGTTACGGGGCGGCGCAGATTCTCAAAGGCATTGATTTTTCTCTGGAAAAGGGCAAGACGCTGGCGTTGCTCGGCCCTTCGGGCTGCGGCAAGACCACGCTGTTGCGGCTGGTTGCCGGCCTGCTTGCGCCGACCAGGGGTGCCGTTTCGATTGCCGACACTGTGGTTGCCGATGGCGCGACTGGCGCTTTCGTTCCGCCGGAGCGGCGCGGGCTTGGAATGGTCTTTCAGGATTATGCGCTCTGGCCGCATCTGACCGTCGGCGGCAATGTTTCCTTTCCGCTTGAAATGCGTGGCGTCGGCAAGGCCGAGCGCCAGGCCCGGACGATGCGTGCGCTGGAGCGCGTCGGCCTTTCTGCCTATGCAGACAGGCGGCCGAGCGATCTCTCCGGCGGCCAGCAGCAGCGCGTGGCGATTGCGCGCGCCATCGTCGCCGAGCCGCAGCTCATCCTTTTCGATGAACCGCTTTCCAACCTTGACCGCGAACTGCGCGAAAACATGGTGGGTGAGCTCGCCGAACTTATATCCACACTCGGCCTGACGGCGATCTATGTGACGCATGACCATAGCGAGGCGCTGACGCTTGCCGATGAAGTCGCGGTCATGCGCTCTGGTCTGATCGAGCAGCTTGCCCCGCCCGACGACCTGATCGAGCGGCCGGCGACGCCCGAGGTTGCCGACTTCCTGCGGCTTGGCTGCCTTGCCGATATCGAGCGGCGCGGGCCGGCCTGGCATTTCAAGGGCAGCGAGATCGTGCTTACCGAAGCTGCAGGCATTGCCGGTGACGGCGCTCGCGTGCTGATCCCGGTCGCCTGCATCTCGGCCGGTGAAGCCTCTCCCGATCGACTAGCTGCTACCGTGCTGCGTTCGCAGTTCCGCGGTGACGGGCATCTGGCAAGCGTTTCGCTCTCCGGCCTGCCCGGCCTGGAATTGCAGGTTCTGAGCCGCGCCAAGCTGCGCGCCGGCGAGACGATCGGCCTTTCGATCGACGCCACACAAATCCGTTGGTTTCAGCAGGAAATACACCAATCCATAGAGGAGAAATTGGAGCATGTTTAA
- a CDS encoding Rrf2 family transcriptional regulator, whose translation MRNDSRLSRMLHVLIHMNRHEHSATSEMIAKMLNTNPVVVRRTMAGLREQGYVRSEKGHGGGWTLVRPLSEITLLDVYRAIGEPHLFAIGPADDQPTCLVEQAVNAALEDAMKEAQALLLRRLGSVTLDEIAADFEAKFAALSATSYSCAS comes from the coding sequence ATGCGCAATGACAGCCGCCTTTCACGCATGCTGCACGTGCTGATCCACATGAATCGGCATGAGCATTCCGCAACCTCCGAAATGATTGCAAAAATGCTGAACACCAATCCCGTCGTCGTGCGCCGCACCATGGCCGGCCTCCGAGAACAGGGCTATGTCCGTTCCGAAAAGGGACATGGCGGGGGCTGGACGCTGGTGCGCCCGTTGTCGGAAATCACGCTGCTCGATGTCTATCGCGCCATAGGCGAACCGCATCTCTTCGCCATCGGCCCGGCCGACGACCAGCCGACATGCCTTGTGGAACAGGCCGTGAATGCCGCTCTCGAGGATGCGATGAAGGAGGCACAGGCGCTGCTCCTGCGGCGATTGGGCAGCGTGACGCTGGACGAAATCGCGGCCGACTTCGAGGCAAAATTTGCCGCGCTCTCGGCTACATCCTATTCCTGCGCTTCATGA
- a CDS encoding glycosyltransferase family 4 protein, whose amino-acid sequence MRIAFYAPMKSPDHPVPSGDRLMARLLIRALEMAGHSVEVVSEFRVHAGTPEAAVDVLVTAKDELQRLQRKWRDEPKPELWFCYHPYYKSPDLFGPTIAEQFAIPYVTAEASYSRKRDGMGWASFQKPVADAIRQAAINIAFTERDRKGLEDVFPKARIAEVRPFIDTVLFEAITPAPDPQRLMTVAMMRAGDKMASYKMLAAALRMIEDRPWTLGIIGDGPLRAEVQAMFAGFAPDRIDWLGQREPEEIADLLSKSGIYVWPGCGEAYGLAYLEAQAAGLPVAAQKTAGVPAVVEADTTGLLTPDGDIEAYARAIAGLLDDRGRRDVMASAARRFVLNERSLAGASYELDLILRNHAGAAHDR is encoded by the coding sequence ATGCGGATCGCTTTCTACGCGCCGATGAAATCGCCTGATCATCCCGTGCCCTCTGGCGATCGGTTGATGGCGCGGCTGTTGATCCGAGCGCTGGAAATGGCCGGTCATTCGGTCGAGGTCGTGTCCGAATTCCGTGTCCATGCCGGCACGCCGGAGGCGGCGGTGGATGTGCTGGTGACGGCGAAAGATGAGCTTCAACGGCTGCAGCGTAAATGGCGGGACGAGCCGAAGCCGGAACTCTGGTTCTGTTACCATCCCTATTACAAGTCTCCGGATCTCTTCGGGCCCACCATCGCGGAGCAATTCGCCATTCCCTATGTCACGGCGGAAGCCTCCTATTCGCGCAAGCGCGACGGGATGGGCTGGGCCTCCTTCCAGAAACCGGTCGCTGACGCGATCCGGCAGGCGGCGATCAACATCGCCTTTACCGAACGCGATCGGAAAGGGTTGGAAGACGTCTTTCCCAAAGCGCGTATTGCCGAAGTAAGACCTTTCATCGACACAGTGCTCTTCGAGGCGATAACGCCCGCTCCCGATCCGCAACGCCTGATGACCGTGGCCATGATGCGGGCGGGTGACAAGATGGCGAGCTACAAGATGCTCGCTGCGGCACTACGCATGATCGAGGATCGGCCCTGGACGCTCGGCATCATTGGCGACGGTCCGCTGAGGGCTGAGGTGCAGGCGATGTTTGCGGGCTTTGCGCCCGATCGTATCGACTGGCTCGGCCAGAGGGAGCCGGAAGAGATAGCCGACCTGCTTTCGAAGAGCGGCATCTATGTGTGGCCGGGCTGCGGCGAAGCCTATGGACTTGCCTATCTCGAAGCGCAGGCGGCGGGGCTTCCCGTCGCGGCGCAGAAGACTGCCGGTGTGCCTGCTGTGGTGGAAGCCGATACGACCGGGCTGTTGACGCCTGATGGCGATATAGAAGCCTATGCGCGGGCCATTGCCGGACTGCTGGATGACCGAGGGCGCCGTGACGTCATGGCATCCGCTGCCCGCCGCTTCGTCCTCAACGAGCGTTCGCTTGCCGGCGCGTCTTATGAACTGGATTTGATCCTACGCAATCATGCAGGAGCAGCACATGATCGATAG
- a CDS encoding polysaccharide deacetylase family protein, whose product MIDSSIREPLYRELERWRDAGRVARLWLRDDDAIEPTAALERLLAETKNYGIPVTLAVIPALTGAPLAQRLADEAHVSVAVHGWAHHNHAGPDDKKQELGGSRLEETILGELFEGFLKLKDLYPARFLTMLVPPWNRIDKGLIPKLPALGFESLSTYGRVKGEGPLAIVNSHVDLMDWHGTRGGRPMADLIGELVGELRDRFEGSSEPIGVLGHHLVHDAAAWDFLAELFEATAGHPAVEWVSAAALVKDQTSTT is encoded by the coding sequence ATGATCGATAGCAGCATCCGCGAGCCGTTGTATCGGGAGCTGGAGCGCTGGCGCGACGCCGGCCGTGTGGCGCGGCTCTGGCTGCGGGATGACGACGCAATCGAGCCGACGGCGGCATTGGAACGACTGCTCGCCGAGACGAAAAACTACGGCATCCCCGTCACGCTTGCGGTCATCCCGGCCCTTACGGGCGCACCGCTCGCTCAACGGCTTGCGGACGAGGCGCATGTCAGCGTGGCGGTTCACGGCTGGGCGCATCACAATCATGCTGGACCTGACGACAAGAAGCAGGAACTCGGTGGATCACGTCTGGAAGAAACGATTCTCGGCGAGCTCTTTGAAGGCTTCCTGAAACTGAAGGATCTCTATCCGGCACGCTTTCTCACGATGCTGGTTCCGCCTTGGAACCGGATTGACAAGGGTCTCATTCCCAAGCTGCCGGCGCTCGGTTTCGAATCCCTTTCCACTTACGGACGCGTCAAGGGGGAAGGCCCGCTCGCCATCGTCAACTCCCATGTCGACCTAATGGACTGGCACGGCACACGTGGGGGGCGGCCGATGGCAGACCTGATCGGCGAATTGGTCGGGGAATTACGGGACAGGTTCGAGGGCAGCAGCGAGCCGATCGGTGTTCTCGGGCATCATCTGGTGCATGACGCGGCGGCCTGGGATTTCCTTGCCGAACTCTTTGAGGCGACGGCGGGCCATCCCGCGGTGGAATGGGTTTCCGCTGCCGCACTCGTCAAGGATCAGACTTCGACGACCTGA
- a CDS encoding NAD(P)/FAD-dependent oxidoreductase, which translates to MPFEAIVIGGNFAGLSAAMQLARARRRVLLIDAGAPRNRFSQASHGFLGQDGQTPAAIMREGKRQLSLYPNITIRDGEVVQARADGDEFVIDIKGGGQERAARIVLATGISDTLPEISGLRERWGRSVLHCPYCHGYEVSGGKLGVLANHPQSAHAAILIPDWGETTYFTQALFEPDEEQLVRLTARGVRIEHSPVAELLGDSPKLEAVRLADGRVVPLDAVFVAPKTAMASPIAEQLGCVFDDGPFGPLIRTGDNKETTVKGVFAAGDAASAMHNATLASASGVLAGVHCHQSLAMQSAR; encoded by the coding sequence ATGCCATTCGAGGCCATTGTCATCGGCGGAAATTTCGCCGGCCTGTCCGCGGCAATGCAGCTTGCCCGGGCGCGACGACGGGTTCTGCTTATCGATGCGGGCGCGCCGCGCAATCGATTTTCGCAGGCGTCACATGGCTTCCTGGGCCAGGACGGCCAGACGCCGGCGGCGATCATGCGGGAGGGAAAGCGGCAGCTTTCGCTTTATCCGAACATCACCATCCGCGACGGGGAAGTTGTTCAGGCGCGTGCCGATGGCGATGAATTCGTGATCGACATCAAGGGCGGTGGCCAGGAAAGGGCCGCGCGTATCGTGCTGGCGACCGGCATAAGCGACACGCTGCCTGAGATCTCCGGCCTGCGGGAGCGATGGGGCCGCTCCGTGCTGCACTGCCCCTATTGCCATGGTTATGAGGTAAGCGGCGGCAAGCTCGGTGTGCTCGCAAACCATCCGCAATCGGCACATGCGGCCATACTCATTCCCGACTGGGGAGAGACAACCTATTTCACGCAGGCGCTGTTCGAGCCCGACGAAGAGCAACTCGTACGGCTGACCGCTCGTGGCGTACGGATCGAACACAGCCCCGTTGCGGAATTATTGGGCGATAGTCCCAAGCTTGAGGCCGTTCGCCTCGCCGATGGCCGAGTCGTGCCGCTGGATGCTGTGTTCGTCGCTCCGAAAACGGCGATGGCGAGCCCGATTGCCGAACAACTCGGTTGTGTCTTCGACGATGGTCCGTTCGGTCCGCTCATCCGGACCGGAGATAACAAGGAAACCACCGTCAAGGGTGTCTTTGCCGCCGGCGATGCGGCAAGTGCCATGCATAACGCCACGCTCGCGTCCGCTTCCGGCGTGCTCGCCGGTGTACATTGCCATCAATCGCTGGCGATGCAGTCTGCCCGATAG
- a CDS encoding FkbM family methyltransferase — translation MSGQAWLTGKYWKRRLRKARNVLVTRVFNTRFGRRLLIENIGPRVTSMTVDAGDHLMSFSPADYIGRKVFRKGHFEREAVDRLLVILRERGLLKKDSMLLEIGGNIGTQTVYFALARAFAGIVSVEPDPRNFRLLEQNIRQNGLIDTVRLVNCAAGEGEGQIDFFLNGANHGKSSAIRQSASDRKITVPVRSVTGILDGLGIDQAAIGLVWMDIEGYEPVACRSMLPLLARRAPLYMEFTPLFYGQEGTKAFIHTLASFYEDCLVVFEDGEKEMKVRDLPGAFDQYDVLFLP, via the coding sequence ATGTCCGGCCAAGCATGGCTTACTGGCAAATATTGGAAGCGCCGTTTGCGCAAGGCGCGCAATGTGCTGGTCACACGTGTCTTCAATACCCGCTTTGGCCGCCGGCTGCTGATCGAGAATATCGGGCCGCGCGTCACCTCGATGACGGTCGATGCCGGCGATCACCTGATGAGTTTTTCACCTGCCGACTATATCGGCCGCAAGGTCTTCCGGAAGGGCCATTTCGAACGCGAGGCCGTCGACCGGCTGCTCGTGATCCTGCGCGAGCGCGGCCTGCTGAAAAAGGACAGCATGCTGCTGGAGATCGGCGGCAATATCGGCACACAGACAGTCTATTTTGCGCTTGCCCGCGCATTTGCTGGAATCGTCAGCGTCGAGCCGGACCCGCGCAATTTCCGCCTTCTGGAACAGAATATCCGCCAGAACGGCCTTATCGACACGGTGCGCCTCGTCAACTGCGCCGCCGGCGAAGGTGAAGGCCAGATCGACTTCTTCCTGAACGGCGCCAATCACGGCAAGAGCAGCGCCATCCGCCAGAGCGCCAGCGACCGGAAGATCACCGTTCCGGTGCGATCCGTGACCGGCATCCTCGACGGACTCGGCATCGACCAGGCGGCCATTGGCCTGGTCTGGATGGATATCGAGGGTTACGAACCGGTTGCCTGCCGCTCGATGCTGCCGCTGCTTGCCCGCCGGGCGCCTCTCTATATGGAATTCACGCCGCTCTTTTACGGCCAGGAGGGCACGAAAGCCTTCATTCACACGCTCGCCAGCTTCTACGAGGATTGCCTCGTGGTCTTCGAGGACGGCGAGAAGGAGATGAAAGTCCGTGATCTGCCGGGCGCATTCGATCAATATGACGTGCTGTTCCTGCCTTAG
- a CDS encoding adenylate/guanylate cyclase domain-containing protein, which produces MTTVWATGIFSERTIRKARLGSGLVMFVFIILHMSNHALGLVSLTAADDARRLFLAIWRNPLGTLLFYGSVLVHMTLVLRGLYMRRSLVMPKNEMAQIVLGLLIPLLLIDHVIGTRIVHALYSYTDNYETIVRTLWINSPQNGVRQTFALLAVWIHGCIGIHFWLRYRPWYDNSSSLLLAIAILLPVLALLGFVEMGRTLSDPSYIESESGHYEETINTRYYNDPEAREKIATIRAGLYGSFSAALALVILARARRRLKERANQVAVHYPGGETVRVPRGFTVLEASRLGGLPHYSVCGGKGQCSTCRVQILSDYWTLPPPDKLEQTTLKRINAAADVRLACQLRPDKDLTVAPLLVPQTEAALPANSQETSPGREREIAVLFCDMRHFTTLTETRLPFDVVFLLNRYFGIVGKAVEQAGGRLDKFIGDGAMALFGLNTTPEEACRQAVAAATAIVAEVEKLAAELSDELPLPLQIVIGIHAGPAVVGTMGYGRVRSLTAVGDTVNVASRLETAAKDLNAAIVISEPVAMRAGIDPETVESCEINVRGRALPLKVYVIPRENAAVPLKEKQ; this is translated from the coding sequence ATGACCACGGTCTGGGCCACAGGGATTTTTTCGGAGCGCACGATCAGGAAGGCCAGACTTGGTTCCGGCCTTGTGATGTTCGTCTTCATCATCCTGCATATGTCGAACCATGCGTTGGGGCTCGTTTCGCTGACGGCAGCTGATGACGCGCGCCGGCTGTTTCTGGCGATCTGGCGCAATCCACTGGGCACCCTTCTCTTCTACGGCTCGGTCCTCGTCCATATGACGCTGGTGCTGCGTGGGCTCTATATGCGCCGCAGCCTCGTCATGCCGAAGAACGAGATGGCACAGATCGTTCTCGGCCTTCTGATTCCGCTGCTGCTCATCGACCATGTCATCGGCACACGCATCGTCCATGCGCTCTACAGCTATACCGACAATTACGAGACGATCGTTCGCACGCTCTGGATCAACTCACCGCAGAACGGCGTACGCCAGACATTCGCACTGCTCGCCGTCTGGATCCATGGCTGTATCGGCATCCATTTCTGGCTTCGCTATCGGCCCTGGTACGACAATTCCTCATCGCTGCTTCTGGCGATCGCCATCCTCCTGCCGGTGCTGGCGCTGCTCGGCTTCGTCGAGATGGGCCGCACGCTCTCCGATCCTTCCTACATCGAGTCAGAATCCGGCCACTACGAAGAAACCATCAATACCCGCTATTACAACGATCCTGAGGCGCGTGAGAAAATCGCGACGATCCGCGCCGGGCTTTACGGCAGCTTCTCCGCAGCGCTTGCCCTCGTCATCCTGGCGCGGGCGCGCCGCAGGCTGAAAGAGCGCGCCAACCAGGTCGCGGTTCACTATCCTGGCGGCGAGACGGTGCGCGTGCCACGCGGCTTCACAGTGCTGGAGGCAAGCAGGCTTGGCGGCCTGCCGCATTATTCGGTCTGCGGCGGCAAGGGCCAGTGCTCCACCTGCCGCGTGCAGATCCTCAGCGATTATTGGACCCTGCCGCCGCCCGACAAGCTGGAGCAGACGACGCTGAAGCGTATCAATGCGGCAGCTGATGTACGCCTCGCCTGTCAGCTCCGCCCGGATAAGGACTTGACCGTCGCGCCGCTGCTCGTCCCGCAGACAGAGGCTGCCCTTCCCGCCAACAGCCAGGAAACCAGCCCCGGCCGCGAGCGCGAGATCGCCGTGCTCTTCTGCGACATGCGCCATTTCACCACGCTGACCGAAACCCGCCTGCCCTTCGACGTCGTCTTCCTACTCAACCGCTATTTCGGGATCGTCGGCAAGGCGGTGGAGCAGGCCGGCGGACGGCTCGACAAATTCATCGGCGACGGCGCCATGGCACTCTTCGGCCTCAACACCACGCCTGAGGAAGCCTGTCGGCAGGCTGTGGCAGCCGCAACCGCGATTGTTGCCGAGGTGGAAAAGCTTGCCGCCGAACTTTCCGACGAACTGCCTTTGCCGCTGCAGATCGTTATCGGCATCCACGCCGGCCCGGCAGTCGTCGGCACGATGGGCTACGGGCGCGTGCGCAGCCTGACTGCCGTCGGCGATACGGTCAATGTGGCAAGCCGTCTGGAGACCGCGGCCAAGGACCTCAACGCTGCAATCGTCATTTCCGAGCCGGTCGCGATGCGCGCAGGCATTGATCCGGAAACTGTCGAAAGCTGCGAAATCAATGTGCGAGGCCGGGCGCTCCCCTTGAAAGTCTATGTCATTCCAAGAGAGAACGCCGCCGTACCGCTCAAGGAAAAACAATAA